Proteins encoded by one window of Paenibacillus sp. DCT19:
- a CDS encoding leucine-rich repeat protein: MKKIVGLMLAVALLVSPISINKVYADMPSEFTYTESNSMATITGYTGSSSDIIIPDEINGYPVTTIGNEAFRSKRLTSVTIPEGVLSIGSSAFHSNNLTSVTIPNSVTSISDRAFGFNNIVDLVIPDGVTSIGDYAFSSNNLSNVTLSNHVALIGTGAFFYNNLTSINLPSSLTSLSPSVFMSNKLTNVVIPDGVTSIGNGAFHSNELISVTIPDSVTTIKEDAFSQNKLVNVSIPNSVTSIERDAFSYNKLVNVTIPNGVTSIASGVFSSNELTSITLPDHLTVIGYNAFNSNKLTNVTIPASVTSIDSYAFASNSLNTITFEGSLSSLDASVVASQTKPNYTFENWYSDETLQAAWDFTNSIDPNTTFYSKYIPDKLTVSFNSNGGSQVADLADITYDTTITAPVAPTRSGYVFGGWYVDQVLTTTWNFDTDKVTENKTLFAKWNAINNPPVVPPVTSPAPVTSPVVPSVTTSVTPAVVEQEIEDTENIESEQEPEAPVEKYFTDIDGHWAENSINKLAQKGILKGYENGQFGPNDFIQRHHLALLINRLVKLDAVREAVNFEDVPTKHPSYSAILNLQQGGVIDGYKNSFNPSGQLTLGELAKILVQAFNIEQAKIKGENQHWSYIYTQTLSELEIMKAEDIENGVNKPVTRALLADILYQLLQYKQLI; this comes from the coding sequence ATGAAAAAAATAGTGGGATTGATGTTAGCAGTAGCATTGTTAGTTTCACCGATCAGTATTAATAAGGTATATGCTGATATGCCAAGCGAATTTACATATACAGAGTCTAATTCAATGGCGACAATAACCGGATATACGGGTAGTTCAAGCGATATTATTATCCCTGATGAAATAAATGGGTATCCCGTAACTACCATAGGAAATGAAGCGTTTCGTTCTAAAAGATTAACTAGTGTAACGATTCCTGAAGGTGTACTATCCATTGGTAGTAGCGCATTTCATAGTAACAATCTAACAAGCGTAACGATTCCGAACAGTGTCACTTCTATTTCAGATCGTGCTTTTGGTTTTAATAATATCGTTGATCTTGTTATCCCTGATGGTGTGACAAGTATAGGAGATTATGCATTCTCTTCTAATAATCTAAGTAATGTGACACTTTCAAACCATGTTGCGCTTATTGGCACTGGTGCATTTTTCTATAATAATTTAACAAGTATCAATTTACCTAGTAGCTTGACAAGTCTAAGTCCTTCGGTATTTATGAGTAATAAATTAACCAATGTAGTTATACCTGATGGTGTGACGAGTATTGGTAATGGTGCCTTTCATAGTAATGAATTAATCAGTGTGACTATCCCTGACAGTGTAACTACCATTAAAGAAGATGCTTTTTCTCAAAATAAGCTAGTGAATGTTAGTATTCCAAATAGTGTAACCTCTATTGAAAGAGATGCATTTTCTTATAATAAACTAGTGAATGTAACGATTCCAAATGGTGTAACTTCTATTGCAAGTGGCGTTTTTAGCAGTAATGAATTAACGAGTATAACTCTTCCAGATCACTTAACTGTGATAGGGTACAATGCCTTTAATAGCAATAAATTAACCAACGTAACAATTCCTGCTAGCGTTACAAGTATCGATTCATACGCTTTTGCTTCTAACAGTCTTAATACGATTACGTTTGAAGGTAGCTTATCGTCATTGGACGCGTCAGTTGTTGCTTCGCAAACAAAACCAAATTATACATTTGAAAATTGGTATAGCGACGAAACATTGCAAGCAGCTTGGGACTTTACTAATTCAATAGATCCTAATACAACATTTTATTCAAAATATATTCCCGATAAATTAACGGTATCCTTTAATAGCAATGGTGGTAGTCAGGTGGCGGATCTAGCTGATATAACCTATGATACGACGATTACAGCACCAGTGGCTCCCACAAGGTCAGGTTATGTATTCGGAGGATGGTATGTAGATCAAGTTCTTACAACAACTTGGAATTTCGATACTGACAAAGTCACAGAAAATAAAACATTATTTGCAAAGTGGAATGCTATTAATAACCCACCGGTTGTTCCACCAGTTACGTCACCAGCTCCAGTTACATCACCGGTTGTACCATCAGTTACAACATCAGTTACGCCAGCAGTTGTCGAACAAGAAATAGAAGATACAGAAAACATTGAATCAGAACAAGAACCTGAAGCACCAGTAGAAAAATATTTTACTGATATAGATGGACATTGGGCTGAAAATAGTATTAATAAATTAGCACAAAAAGGGATATTGAAGGGATATGAAAATGGTCAATTCGGTCCAAATGACTTCATCCAAAGACATCATCTTGCATTGTTGATCAATCGTTTAGTAAAGCTTGATGCAGTAAGGGAAGCTGTAAACTTTGAAGATGTGCCGACGAAGCATCCCAGCTACAGTGCAATATTGAACCTACAGCAAGGTGGAGTTATTGATGGTTATAAAAATTCATTTAATCCATCAGGACAGTTAACACTAGGTGAGCTTGCCAAAATATTAGTACAAGCGTTTAATATAGAGCAAGCTAAAATTAAAGGAGAAAATCAACATTGGAGTTATATCTACACTCAAACTTTATCAGAATTAGAGATTATGAAGGCAGAGGACATAGAAAACGGTGTAAATAAACCCGTAACAAGAGCCTTGTTGGCTGATATTTTATATCAATTGTTACAGTATAAGCAGTTAATATAA
- the fni gene encoding type 2 isopentenyl-diphosphate Delta-isomerase: MNEQERAGQRLLPDVATGERKLEHVRLCLEENVAGEGITSGMERYAFRHNPLPELNFDEVSLETAFIGKKVRTPLLISSMTGGSETTGAINERLARVANARGWALGVGSIRAAVEQPELAHTFDVRRWAPDIPVIANLGAVQLNYGFTTADFQRAVDIAGADMLVLHLNSLQEIFQPEGNTDFSGLLHRIEELCAKLDVPVGVKEVGFGMDGEMAQRLYAAGAAFVDVAGAGGTSWVQVEKYRNTNPVRRAAAEAFADWGIPTADCIREVRTLNPAGALIGSGGLHSGVDAAKAIALGADLAGFGRSLLESAVASDEALSQRLEQVEFELRTVMFGIGAGTVDELRGTPRLMERR, encoded by the coding sequence ATGAACGAACAAGAGCGAGCTGGCCAAAGACTGCTTCCTGACGTGGCTACAGGCGAACGGAAGCTGGAACATGTGCGCCTCTGTCTTGAGGAGAATGTGGCAGGGGAAGGGATAACCAGTGGGATGGAGCGTTATGCGTTTCGTCATAATCCACTGCCTGAATTGAACTTTGACGAGGTAAGTCTAGAGACGGCCTTTATTGGAAAAAAAGTACGTACGCCCTTGCTCATCAGTTCGATGACGGGCGGAAGTGAAACAACTGGCGCCATCAACGAACGGCTGGCGCGAGTAGCGAACGCCCGAGGCTGGGCGCTCGGGGTAGGTTCAATCCGGGCTGCGGTGGAACAGCCCGAACTCGCACATACCTTCGATGTACGACGCTGGGCACCGGACATCCCGGTCATTGCCAACCTTGGTGCAGTGCAACTGAATTATGGCTTCACAACCGCTGACTTCCAGCGTGCTGTGGACATTGCAGGTGCCGACATGCTTGTGCTGCATCTGAACAGCTTGCAGGAGATTTTCCAGCCTGAGGGCAACACCGACTTCAGTGGACTGTTACATCGGATCGAGGAGCTGTGTGCGAAGCTAGATGTCCCCGTTGGTGTGAAGGAAGTAGGCTTCGGCATGGATGGAGAGATGGCACAGCGGTTATATGCAGCAGGTGCAGCCTTCGTGGATGTAGCAGGTGCTGGCGGTACGAGTTGGGTGCAGGTCGAGAAATATCGAAATACGAATCCGGTACGACGTGCGGCAGCAGAAGCCTTCGCAGACTGGGGTATTCCAACAGCGGATTGCATCCGTGAGGTGCGTACGCTGAATCCAGCAGGCGCGCTCATCGGCAGCGGCGGGCTGCATAGCGGAGTCGATGCCGCTAAAGCGATTGCGCTTGGCGCTGACCTTGCCGGGTTCGGACGCTCGCTGCTCGAATCGGCTGTTGCTTCTGATGAAGCGTTAAGCCAGCGGCTAGAGCAGGTCGAGTTCGAGCTACGCACCGTGATGTTCGGTATTGGTGCTGGGACTGTGGATGAGTTGCGTGGTACGCCGAGGCTTATGGAGAGGCGATAG